Within the Verrucomicrobiia bacterium genome, the region AGCTCTCCAGCGTGCCGATTGTGGACTTTGAAGGGAAGTTGCTAGGCGTGGTTCGATACGATGTGTTGCTGAGTGCGGCGCAAGAGGAAGCGGTGGAAGACCTGCAATCCATGGTGGGTGTGAGCCCGGATGAGCGTGCTTTATCTTCACCGTTCTTCGCGGTGAAGAAACGTCTGCCTTGGTTGCAAATCAACTTGGCGACGGCGTTCCTCGCAGCGGCTGTGGTGGGTTTGTTCGAGGAAACGATTGCGCAAGTGACGGCATTGGCGGTCTTGTTACCAGTGGTTGCCGGTCAGTCCGGTAACACGGGTGCGCAGGCTTTGGCGGTGGCCATTCGTGGGCTGACTTTGAAAGAGATACGTATCAGCCAATGGCTCTTGCTGGTGCGGAAGGAGAGCATCTCGGGTTTCATCAATGGCATCGCGGTGGGCATCGTCACCGGTCTGGGCGTGTGGGTGTGGAGCAAATCGTTCGGCCTGGTAATGGTCATCACGTGCGCGATGGTGATGTCCATGACCATCGCCAGCATCTCCGGTGCGTTGGTGCCGCTGATACTGAAAGCGTGCAAGCAAGATCCGGCTCAATCTTCCTCCATCATCCTGACAACGGTGACGGATGTGATGGGTTTCTTCAGCTTCCTTGGTTTGGCGAAACTCTTCATGCACCTGCTGCCGAAAGATCCGCCACCGAAACCAGAAGCGATGCTGGATATCGTGAACTGGTTTATCGGGTGAAGAAATTCCGGCCCCCCTCACCCCGGCCCTCTCCCCTCCGAGGGGCGAGGGTGCTAAGCATCAGTCGTTTTTCCCCGCTTTTCCCATATTGATGTTCACGACGGAAAACAGATCTCTAAATGAAAATTCAACCGTGCAGGCGGTTGAATGATGATGGAGTGAAGTTCAGCTCTCGTGCGTTTCCGTCCTGACTTGTCTCCATGCTATGAAGGGATGGAGAGAGCGAGCCCAAGAGCAGGGCGGCAGCAACGCTAGCTTACTTGACCGCTCCAAAGAAACGGAAGGTGTAGTAAATCACCATGACTTCCAGCGCGATAAAGAGCCCGAAGCAGACCAACTCAACCACACTCGCCTTGAATTCGTTTAATTTAGCTTTCATAGCAAGTCCTAGAGTTAGCAAAGCCCGTGCCAAGCTTGTCCTTGAAAGTGTCCTGTTGAAAAATGATAGTTCTGTAAGCGGTCTAAATACAGGCCTTTGCAGAACTTGCCAGTGTCCACCGCCAAGACAAAATCGGCTCAGGCTTGCTTAGGTTGAGCCTTTTAACGCCAAATAGAGCCATGTCTGGAACGCACCGGTGCTGGGCGGAAATCGATTTATCAGCCTTACGCGAGAACCTCGCGTGGCTCCGCCATGCGGCCGGACCGGACCAGCGGATCATCACGGTGGTGAAGGCAGATGCCTACGGTCACGGGCTGAAACAGATCGCCGCACTTTTGATGCAGAGCGGCACGGATGTCTTTGGTGTTGCGAATCTTAGCGAAGCTCGCGCCATCCGCAGTGTGGGCAAAGGATGGCCGATTTTGATGCTGGGAGCCTGCCTCCCGGATGAGGTGGATGCGGCGGTAAAAGACCAAGTGATGCCGACTATTTCTTCACTGGAAGAGGCCCAACGCTTCTCGGAAGCCGGGGCCAAGCATCGCCGCACTGTCGAGGTGCATCTGAAAGTGGACACGGGCATGGGACGGTTAGGTGCCAAGCCGGAGGAAGCTGTTGCTTTGGCCCAGCAGATCGCTCAACTGCCTCAGCTAAATTTGCGCGGAATCTTTTCTCATTACGCTTCGGCGGAGGATGACGCGAGGAGTTCGTGTCAACAGCGCGAGCGTTTTGTGTCCATCGTGAACCAAATTGGGACACTCGGGCTTAAGCCCGACTTCATCCATCTGCGAAACAGCGGTGGCGTGATCTTCGAACCGGATGCGGTGACTAATACCATTCGGCCGGGGCTTTTGGTGTATGGGGTGATTCCCACGGGCAAGCGGAAGATGCCTGCTGATCTCGCTTCAAAACTTCGCCCGGCGCTGGCGTGGAAATGTCGGGTGAGTTTTGTGAAGTCCGTGGAGAAGGGACAAAAGCTCAGTTACGGCGGAACGTTTACGGCGATGAAGCGGATGAAGGTGGCGACGATCTCTGCCGGTTATGGTGATGGTTATCTGCGCTCGGGAAGTGATCGTGCGAAGGTGCTGATCGGTGGGAAGCTTTGTCCGGTGTTGGGTCGCATCACGATGGATCAGATGCTGGTGGATGTCTCGCGGGTGAAGAATGTGGCGGCGGGTGATGAGGTGGTGTTGATCGGCAAGCAGGATGGGAAAGAGATTTCTGCAGGGCAGGTGGCGGAATGGTTGGGGACGATTCCGTGGGAGGTGCTGACGAGTATCACATATCGGGTGGGGCGGGTGTATCGTGGGGGGTATGCGTCGTGACCGGTTGCACCGGCGAGCCTATAGGGAAAACATTGAACAGCGAGAGCTTGAAAAAACGAAGGGCAGGGACTGCGGTTACGCGGACGGCACTTTAGAGAAATCCACCACAGACAGGCCGGACAAACGGGCAAACGCGGCCTGGTCAGAGTCCCCGGTCCAGAATTCATCCGCGCCAAAGTGAACGGCGGAGGCCACATGGAGCACATCCATGCCGCCGCACACAATATCCCGGCCATGACGGGCGGAAAGGAGTCCGGCTTGTTGGATTACGGCCAACCAGTTTTCCCGTGAGCCCATGAAAAATCGCTCAGCGGCCAGTAAAGCCCGCCACGCCATCTCCCCGTCCTCATCCTGACGCCTCGCATTCAAGATGTGTCGGGCTTCAAATCTCAGCCAAGGCGGATAAATGATCAACGGACGGAGGCGTTTATGCTTCCGGTTCACCTGCTCAAAGAAAATGTCCCCCGGATGGCACAGGGAAAAGATGATGGAAGTATCAGCGTAAACGTGCATACAGGTTACGCTTCTTGCGGAGGGCGATCACGGGCGATTCCTTCATTTTTTCCGACGGCTTCATGCGTGCGGCCCGTTCACGGACTTCCGCCAAAGCTTCATCGATGGTGGCCGGGCCAGCATCGTCCAAAGCGGAGAGGGCTTGCCGGACGACCTCGCTTTTCGTGACGCCCAAAGCCCGTGCGCGCGCCTTGACCTTGGATTCCAGTTCGTCATCCAGTTTTACTGAGAGCGTCGTCATACCAAAAAGGTCTTACAGCAGGTTGGGATTGTCAACGGCGGACGGTGGCCAGCATGGCGAAGTGGCTGGGGACGATCCCGTGGGAGGTGTTGACGAGTATCACGTATCGGGTGGGGCGGGTGTATCGTGGGGGGTATGCGGCGTGACCGGTTGCACCGGCGGGCCAATTATGGGGGAGCTGGTTTAACCGCAGATAGGCGCAGATGCGGAGGGGCTTCCGGCGTCGCGATGCGACGCGGGGCATTTTGCGGCGGCAATGAAACCCGTGGCTAAGGATCTTACCTCGCTAATGCGAGGGGGAGGCGCTAGAGGAGGAGTGACGCAACTCCTTTGGAGTAGAGGATTTTGAAGCGCTTACCCAGGGTAGGTCTGCTCTCAGAATCGCAGACCAACCGCTGGGCTAATTGACGCAATCCCTTTGGGATAGGGACGGGGCGCTGACGAATGGGATTGTGGTTCAGCGTTTCACGGCGCCGCTGACTGGTTTGGTGCGGGGGGAGTTGGTGTAGTCAGTGGCTTGGAGATATTTCGGATCGGCGTGGTGGAAGGGGGCTGAGGCGGTGGGGGTGGCGTCGTGTTTGGTGCCGTCCCAGGTGAGGCTGATGAAGTCTTCGAGGCCGCGGCCGGGGTTGGTGCCTTGCTTGGGGCCGGAGCCGAGGATGATGTTGCCGGTGATGGTGACGCCGGTGCTGCCGTTGGGAAAGTTGAGGGCATTTTTATCGCGGGAGTAGAGGATGTTGTTCGCGAGAATCATGCCTTCGCGGCCATTCCATGAGCTGCCGTGGAAGGCGGTGCCGGTATTGATGATGGTGTTGTGGAGGACTTGCAGATTCAGCGTTTTGCCCTGGTGATCGGTGCTGGCGAAGCCGGAGCCTTTGGCGCTGATGAGGATGTTGTTCCGCACGATGGCTTCGCCTTGCACTTGCATGGTGTGATCGGCACTGCGGCGGCAGAGGTTGCGCTCGATGATGTTCACGGGTTTCCCCGCAGTGCCATAGACGGTGATGCAGGGATATTGGGTGTCATGCACATCGTTCTCGGCGATGAGGTTGCCCCAAGAGCCTTGCTTCACTTCGATGCCGTCGCCTTGGGAGCCTTGGCAATCGTGGATGTGATTCTGGGCGATGACGCTCTCGCTCATGATGAATTGGGCGTTGTTCCCTCCAAGGTACATGCCTTCGCCATGACCGCCGCCGTGGTGGATATGATTTCGGGTGAGGTAAAGGCGATGGGTGTTCGCACTGTTCGCGCTCAGTAAGACGCCGCCGGTGTGGTGGATGTGGCATTGATCAATCCACACATTCTGGCATTGGCCTAGGCGCAGGCCGTGACTGCCGCCGGTGATCTCGACGCCGCGCAGGCAAAGGTATTGCACGGGGCCGCCCTGGCCGATGTTGACGACGTTTTGTTTCTCATCGGGGCGGGTGAAAATCACTTTGGCATCTGGGGCGGCGACGATCCAGATGGGGGCTGTCGCTGTTCCGCTGACGCGGATATCCCAGAGGCGATTGACGTTGTAGGTGCCTGCGGCGAGGACGAGCTGGTCGCCGGGTTGCAAGGCGGCGACGGCTTTGACGAGGGCTTCGCCATCGACGGTGGTGTGCTGGATGACGCGCTTGGGTGCGATGTTGGACCAGTCGGGGGCGTAGCGGATGTCGGCGGCGGGTGAGGTGACGATGCTGAAGAAAAGGAAAGTGATGAGTAGGGTGTGGAGGCGGTTCATGGCTCGGGTGAGCAGAGGGTTGCCCGCGAAACTCGCGATGCAAAGAAAAAAGGGGGAGAGGTGGGGAGGTTTTCAACCGAATGGGGTCAACCGAATGGGGAGGAGAAATGGGATTGCGGGTGGGAGGTTTTTGGGCGAGAGCGGACTGATCGTGCTTAGGCGAGTTGCTGCGGGTCGGAGCCCCGCGCTCCGTGGGGGGCGGATGTTTCTGGTTTTGAGTTTCGCGGTGGGAAAATGCGAGTTACGAGAGGGGGGATTTTTGGAAGTTCTTGGCGGTAAAACAGTTCGGATTTGGTGATAAATTTTAGCGAAAAGTGATGGCGGAATTGAGGTTTTTATGGGATTACTTTTAGTGCTGGCAGCTCGCTGCTGGTAAAGGACGGGAAAACGGTGGTTGGGCTCTTTCGGAGCATCAGGCAGCCACAGTGAAAATCCCAGAGTCATCAACATATGATGGAGCATTGTGTACGCGTGTGAAGTTGTGTGCCTGCGTTGGCGGGGAGGTGACAGTCCTTATGGAGCCATTAAGGACGAGATGAGAAGAGGGAAAGCTCTCTTAGCGTTGAGTCTGCTGTTTCAAACTTGGTGGTGCAGTTGCGAAAAGAGTTACGGCGGAGCGGCAGCTCCGCCCTACCGGGTTTGGGAGAGGATCTGTGGGTGTATCGGGTGTTGGATCGGGGCTCGTAAGCTGGAGGGGGAAAGGGACGTCGGTGGGCGTAGGATTGTATGACCCACCGGGGAATCCTTATTACTCACTGCGGAACCAGCCGGGTCACGGACAGTGCCAGAGTCTGGCCTCCCTGTGAGGAGGAGCCATAGGCCAGATACATTTGCAGGGGTCAGATGGTTTCATTGCTCTTTGACATAGTTCCGTAGCCATCCAAGGGATGGAGTTGGAAAGTTTTCAGTGTTCAGTTTTCAGCCGGTTACACCGGTGGCCAAAACGAGGACGCGTGGAAGCTGATCACCTCTCTTTCTCTTTGGAGGTCGTGGGCGTTTTGGGTTCGAGGCGTCAAGCCGCCTCGGGCGGAAAGCTGCGTCAAGCCGCAGCACTCCAAAGTCGTTGTTCGAGGACGACGAGGACGAAGGACGAGCACGATTGTTGGCGTTGGAGTGGCTGGCGAGGGTCGGATCTGGTGGGTGTGGACTGGTGGCTAGAGTGCCGCAGGACAGGATGCCATTGAGAAGAGGGAGCATCAACCGGACGAGATGGGAAGGCGACTTCGAGGGAACAATTTATAAACCGCGAAATACACGAAATACGCGAACAGGGAGCCGCTTAAAAGCGGAACTCTTCCGAGGGGGCGTGGGTGCCGACCTGAGGGGGCAGTTCTGACACATTGAAAGTCAGTTCTGCCTTCTCACGTCGACAGTTACGTTGTCACTTGGCATCTTTCTTCTTTTTCCACTCACGCAGGATTTCTACTACGGCGGGCAAAATGGAAACGATGATGATGGCGATGACTACGAGGCCGAAGTTGTTCTTCACGATCGGCATGTTGCCGAAGAAATAACCGGCGGGCAGCAAGGTGCCCATCCAGAGCAGTGCACCGGCGACGTTGAAGGACATGAATTTCGGGTAAGTCATGCTGCCGGCACCGGCCACAAAAGGGGCGAAGGTGCGGACGATGGGCACGAAGCGGGCGATGATGATCGTCTTACCACCGTAGCGTTCGTAGAAGGAATGCGTTTTTTCCAGATACTCTTTCTTGATCAGTTTGGGAAATCTTCGCGTCAGTTTTTCTCCGGAATATTTGCCGATCCAATAATTCAACGTATCGCCCAAGATGGCGGCGATGGTGAGGCTGACGAGGAGTATCCAGATGTTGAGATTATCCGGACGCGCGGCCATGGCGCCGACGGCAAAGAGGAGGGAATCGCCGGGCAAAATGGGGGTCACCACCAAGCCTGTCTCGCAGAAGATGATGAGGAACAGGATGACGTAGATCCATGGCCCGTATTGTTGGATAAGGCCGTCCAGGTGCTTATCCAGATGCAAAACGAGATCGACAAATTTTCTCAACAATTCCATGCGCTGCGCACGGTAGGCGTTGAAAGGCGTAGGGACGAGAAAAAAGTTGATGGGTTGCAGGGGGGATGAAGATAAACGTGTGCTGGCCCAAGCCTGGCGGACAATGAGGATGGAAGGAGTTGTTCAAATGGTGATGGCGAGTCGGGTAACCCTTACTGCCGGCTGGAATCCGGCAGCACATTGAAGGAGAAAAAAGTTGGTGAAAAACAGGTGTCGCGGCACAGTGCGGGGATGCAAGCGGCGGTGCTCTACGGGAAAGAAGACGTGCGGATCGAGTCAGTGGCGGAAAAGCCATTGGCGGCGGGCGAGGTGCGAATCCGCATCGGTGCCGCGCTGACGTGTGGCACGGACCTGAAGGTGTACAAGCGCGGTTACCACGCGAAGATGATCGTGCCGCCAGCGGTCTTTGGGCATGAGTTGGCGGGGACGATTGCAGAGGTTGGGGTGGAGGTGAATGGGTGGGCGATCGGAGAACGCGTGGTGGTGGCCAATTCTGCGCCTTGCGGGAAGTGTTTCTTCTGTGGGCAGAATCAGGAAAATCTTTGTGAGGACCTCATGTTCCTGAATGGAGCGTATGCGCAATCCATCGTGGTTCCGGCGCGCTTGGTGCAAAAGAATCTGCTGCGCCTAAAATCTGCGACGTCATTCACGGACGCTGCTCTCACTGAACCGCTCGCGTGTGTGGTGCAAGGGGTGGAGGATTCCAAGCTTGCGGCGGGTCAACATGTGCTTGTGCTGGGTTCGGGGCCGATTGGGTTGATGTTCGTGGCGTTGGCGAAGCATCTGGGTTGCCGAGTCACGGTGGCGGGCAGGGGTGAGCAACGATTGGCGCTGGCGAAACGGCTGGGTGCGGAGACGGTTATCGAGGTGCCGAGGGAAGGGGACATCGTGCCGGTCGTGGAGCCCAAACTCTCAAGCAAAGCGGATGTGGTGATCGAGGCCGTGGGCAAGCCGGATGTGTGGGAGGCGAGTGTGAAGCTGGTGCGTAAAGGCGGCATGGTGAATTTCTTCGGCGGTTGTCCTTCCGGCACCAGTGTGTCGCTGGATACCACGCTCATCCATTACTCGAATCTTACCTTGCTCGCGAGTTTTCATCACACACCGCGCACGATTCGTCGAGCGCTGGAGTTCATCGAGAGTGGTGTGGTGACGGCGAAGGACTTTGTGGATGGTGAATGTGCGCTGGCTGAGTTACCGCAGTTGTTCAAGTCCATGGCGGCGGGGAATCGGGCGGTGAAGACGAAGATTGCGGTGTGATTTAAGAAGGGTCGTAAATCTCATCCCATCCGGCACGGTGTGGCCATACTTTAATGTAGGCGAGTTGCGCCTCGCGATCGGGCAAATCAGGGCGTTCTGAACCAGTGAGAAAACGCTCGGTGTAAGCAGCGTCCAAGGCTTCGATGTTCACGGTTTTATCATCCATGGTGAACACGGCACGCCAAGCGCCACAGCCGATCTCGAAGATGCCGGTGCGGCGGCGCTTGATGCGGCGCGTGCGATGCGGGGTGGGATCGTGGGAGAGCAGCTCCGTCATGCGAGGACGGAAATCGATGTTCCAATTCTGCTGCAACCACTCCGCTTGAGTCTGTGCGAGCGGGGAAAAGACGACGGTGTATTGCGGCGGGGCTTGCTGCAGGGCGTCCACTTCATCCATCCAGCCGACTTTTTCTTCGGGGAAATTATCGTAAGCGGGAATGTAAGGTTTGATGTCGAAGACCGGAGTGCCATCCACGAGATCGCACGCACCGAGAATGAGTTTGCGGCCTTCCACTCCGAGGAGTTGCACGGGCGTGATCCCTAGCGGATTTGGGCGATGCGGTGAGCGCGTGGCGAAGACACCGCGACGCTTCGATGGGCCGCGTGGCGGTAGCACTAAGGTGTTCCAGGTCTTGTTACGATGAAACCACCAGATGAGCCAGATGCGGGTGAAGCCTTCAAGGTCTTGCAGGGCTTGCTCGTAATTGCAGTCTGGTTCGAGTTCCAAAACATTGCGCTCTGGCACTTCCTCGAGCGGCTGATGGCGGGCGTGGAACTTCAACGGCTTTTCCGTGCGGATGTAGCCGATGGGTTTTAGGGTCAGATTATCAGTGTTCTCAGCCATCTGTGGAGGCAAGGGTATGGGGAAATTATGGCTGTGCCTAGAGTTTCCATAGGTGGTAGGGCCCGTTATCCTCAGCGGGCCGCGACGGAGCCGGGGGAGTTCACCAGCTTTTGACTCGGTGATGTCAGATAGTGTGATTGTGCCGAGAGAAGAACATCTTAAGCTCTCGTCGTCATTACGCCTCCTAGTTTGAGAATGTTGCAGGCTTCGGCGGCGGCCGGGTGAGGACACCCAGCCCTACCAATGGTCGCTTGACCGCTTTGATGCACCTGTTTACATCGACGCATGATTACCCGTGGCTCTTTTGGTGCGATGAAATCTTTGCTGGCTGTGTTGATTGTGGTGTTAACGGTCAATGCTGCGTCCGCGGCGGATTATTTCCCGCCGCCGGACAGTGAAGGTGGTTGGCGCACTCTGAAGGATGCGAAGGAGATTCGTGAGAAGGCGGGGATGGATCTGCCGAAGCTCGATCAGGCTTTTGATTTCACGCAACGGTGCAGCCAGAACGGTGGCTTGCTGGTGGTGCGACGTGGTTATCTGGTTTACGAGAAGTATTTCGGACGCGCGCATCGCAATGCGAATCCGGACATGGCCTCCACGGGCAAGGCTTACACGTCGATCGCGTGCGGCATCATGTTGAGTGAGTTCAAGGATAAGATTCCTCAGGGGCTGGATACCAAGGTGTTCACGGAGAAATACCTGCCTGAAGCATTGCCGCTGGATGATGCGCGGCGTGCGGAAATTTCGTTGGGGCAATTACTCTGCATGTCCGCCGGATATTGGGGCGAGGGTGGGGCACCTTCGGCGGTGGTGATGGGCAAACCGTTTTCTCTGAAGCCGGTGCCGGGGCAGAACATCAAGGATCTCGATATGTCCTCCTTGCGCGTGCCGATGTGGACGAATGCAGGTGGTGGTTACTCCTATTCTTCACCAGCGCCGCACATTGCTTCAATGGTGCTGCGTCGTGTGACGGGGATGGAACTGCAGGATTATATCAATGAACGTCTCGCCAAGCCGATGGGCTGGGGGCCTTGGGGTTATTGCCTGCAACGTGGTGATTTCAAGATGCCGCATGCGAATGGTGCGGGCAGCACAGCGGTGCATGCCACGGATGCACTGCGGTTCGGCTATTGTCTGTTGCGTAATGGCAAGTGGAATGGAAAGCAGCTTGTGCCTGCGGAATACATCGCTTTGTGCAACAAGCCTTCGAAATACAATCCGCATACGCCGTTTGCATTGCAGTTCGAGAATAACTCGGATGGTCATGTGGCAGGCGCGCCGCGGGATGCCTACTACAAATCCGGTGCGGGCGGGTTCGGTATCTTCATCGTGCCGTCGTTGGACATCGTGATCTACAAGTTGGGCGGCAAGGATAACCAATATGATCCAGCGCTGACTGGTTTGCCGCAGCCGTTCAACTACGATGGTTCACGCAATGACTGGCAGCCGATTCCGCGCACGCCTTTCCACGAAGGCAGCATGGGTGGCGATGATGGGTTGCGTCGGGTGCTGGAGATGGTGGCTGCGGCGGTGAGAGATTGAGATTATTGGAGCGTGGCTGTGTCGATAGACCAACCGCAGCAGAGGAAATGGCAGTGTATGCCTCAAGATGTTTTAGACCCTTCTTTACCGGCGACCCGCTGCGGCTGATCCCGCAAGCGGGACACAGCCGCGGTCCAAAGCAACAGCAGGCTTTAATCCCACCACTTATCAGCGTAGGTTCACCGCGTGAGCAAAAAGAGCGCGAAGATAGCGGCGATGATTGAGCAGTGGCGGGGGCAGGAGTTGGATGCCCACTACATCGGCTATTTTGAGTGCTTCAACCAGCAGCTCTACTACGAGGCGCACGATGTTTTGGAGGATCTGTGGCTCGCTGATCGGAAGGGGCCGAACTACTCCTACTATAAAGGGTTAATCCAGCTTGCCGGTGCTTTTGTGCATCTGCAGAAGGAACGGTTGAAGCCTTCCGCCGCTTTGTTTCGGTTGGCACAAAACAATCTCAGGAAGTATCCCGTCCGGCATGATCATCTGAATTTGGCAGTGGTGCAAAATTTGATTAGTGAATGGTTGGGAGAGCTGGAAAGTAACGGCTATTCGCGCAACCCCTTGCATACGTGGCAGAAGCCAAAGTTGGCTGTAGAGGTCCGATCCGCATAAAATTGGCAGTTCTGCTTGCCTCTGAGCGACATTCGATTATTGTGTCAATCACTGGCCGGAAACTGGTTGACGCCAATTTGGCTGCCAATTGACCGCTAGTTTTATTGCATGACGACTGCCTTACGCCACGACTGGACGCGGGAAGAGATCCGCGCGATTCATGATTTGCCCTTGCTGGACCTCGTGTTCCGCGCGGCAGCAGTTCATCGTGAACAGCCGGATCCGAGCGAAGTGCAGGTGTGCAAGCTCATCTCCATCAAGACCGGCGCGTGCCCAGAGGATTGCTCTTATTGCTCGCAATCATCCCGTTACCAGACTGGCGTTGAACGTCAGGATTTGATGGACAAGTGCGCCGTGCTGGACATCGCCAAGCGTGCGAAGGAAAGCGGTGTCAGTCGTGTATGCATGGGCGCTGCCTGGCGTTCTGCGAAGGAGAATGAGCAGTTCGATAAAGTTTTGGAGATGGTCCGCGAAGTGACGGACATGGGCGTGGAAGTCTGCTGCACGTTGGGCATGCTGAATGAATCGCAGGCCAAGCGCCTCGAAGAAGCGGGACTCTACGCTTACAATCACAATCTCGATACTTCGGCTTCGCATTACAAATCCGTCATCACCACGCGCACGTATCAGGACCGCTTGAACACATTGGAGAATGTGCGCAAGACGAGTGTGACGCTCTGCACGGGTGGCATCTTGGGTTTGGGCGAGACAATTACAGATCGCGTGGATCTGCTCCACACACTGTCGAGCATGCAGCCACATCCGGAATCGGTGCCGGTGAACATTCTTTCCAAAGTCCCCGGCACGCCGATGGCGGATGCGCCTGATGTGCCGTTCACGGAAACGCTGCGTATGGTTGCCACAGCGCGCATTTTGATGCCGCGCAGCATGGTGCGCCTCTCGGCGGGGCGTGCGAAGCTCTCCACGATGGAGCAGGCGTTCTGCTTCATGGCGGGTGCGAATTCGATCTTCTCTTCGGAAACCAAGAGCATGTTGACCTCCGCGGTGCCTTCACCTGATTACGATCAGGACAAGGCA harbors:
- the tsaA gene encoding tRNA (N6-threonylcarbamoyladenosine(37)-N6)-methyltransferase TrmO, with the translated sequence MAENTDNLTLKPIGYIRTEKPLKFHARHQPLEEVPERNVLELEPDCNYEQALQDLEGFTRIWLIWWFHRNKTWNTLVLPPRGPSKRRGVFATRSPHRPNPLGITPVQLLGVEGRKLILGACDLVDGTPVFDIKPYIPAYDNFPEEKVGWMDEVDALQQAPPQYTVVFSPLAQTQAEWLQQNWNIDFRPRMTELLSHDPTPHRTRRIKRRRTGIFEIGCGAWRAVFTMDDKTVNIEALDAAYTERFLTGSERPDLPDREAQLAYIKVWPHRAGWDEIYDPS
- a CDS encoding serine hydrolase translates to MITRGSFGAMKSLLAVLIVVLTVNAASAADYFPPPDSEGGWRTLKDAKEIREKAGMDLPKLDQAFDFTQRCSQNGGLLVVRRGYLVYEKYFGRAHRNANPDMASTGKAYTSIACGIMLSEFKDKIPQGLDTKVFTEKYLPEALPLDDARRAEISLGQLLCMSAGYWGEGGAPSAVVMGKPFSLKPVPGQNIKDLDMSSLRVPMWTNAGGGYSYSSPAPHIASMVLRRVTGMELQDYINERLAKPMGWGPWGYCLQRGDFKMPHANGAGSTAVHATDALRFGYCLLRNGKWNGKQLVPAEYIALCNKPSKYNPHTPFALQFENNSDGHVAGAPRDAYYKSGAGGFGIFIVPSLDIVIYKLGGKDNQYDPALTGLPQPFNYDGSRNDWQPIPRTPFHEGSMGGDDGLRRVLEMVAAAVRD
- a CDS encoding right-handed parallel beta-helix repeat-containing protein; the encoded protein is MNRLHTLLITFLFFSIVTSPAADIRYAPDWSNIAPKRVIQHTTVDGEALVKAVAALQPGDQLVLAAGTYNVNRLWDIRVSGTATAPIWIVAAPDAKVIFTRPDEKQNVVNIGQGGPVQYLCLRGVEITGGSHGLRLGQCQNVWIDQCHIHHTGGVLLSANSANTHRLYLTRNHIHHGGGHGEGMYLGGNNAQFIMSESVIAQNHIHDCQGSQGDGIEVKQGSWGNLIAENDVHDTQYPCITVYGTAGKPVNIIERNLCRRSADHTMQVQGEAIVRNNILISAKGSGFASTDHQGKTLNLQVLHNTIINTGTAFHGSSWNGREGMILANNILYSRDKNALNFPNGSTGVTITGNIILGSGPKQGTNPGRGLEDFISLTWDGTKHDATPTASAPFHHADPKYLQATDYTNSPRTKPVSGAVKR
- a CDS encoding zinc-binding dehydrogenase, with the translated sequence MSRHSAGMQAAVLYGKEDVRIESVAEKPLAAGEVRIRIGAALTCGTDLKVYKRGYHAKMIVPPAVFGHELAGTIAEVGVEVNGWAIGERVVVANSAPCGKCFFCGQNQENLCEDLMFLNGAYAQSIVVPARLVQKNLLRLKSATSFTDAALTEPLACVVQGVEDSKLAAGQHVLVLGSGPIGLMFVALAKHLGCRVTVAGRGEQRLALAKRLGAETVIEVPREGDIVPVVEPKLSSKADVVIEAVGKPDVWEASVKLVRKGGMVNFFGGCPSGTSVSLDTTLIHYSNLTLLASFHHTPRTIRRALEFIESGVVTAKDFVDGECALAELPQLFKSMAAGNRAVKTKIAV
- a CDS encoding ribbon-helix-helix protein, CopG family — translated: MTTLSVKLDDELESKVKARARALGVTKSEVVRQALSALDDAGPATIDEALAEVRERAARMKPSEKMKESPVIALRKKRNLYARLR
- the alr gene encoding alanine racemase, coding for MSGTHRCWAEIDLSALRENLAWLRHAAGPDQRIITVVKADAYGHGLKQIAALLMQSGTDVFGVANLSEARAIRSVGKGWPILMLGACLPDEVDAAVKDQVMPTISSLEEAQRFSEAGAKHRRTVEVHLKVDTGMGRLGAKPEEAVALAQQIAQLPQLNLRGIFSHYASAEDDARSSCQQRERFVSIVNQIGTLGLKPDFIHLRNSGGVIFEPDAVTNTIRPGLLVYGVIPTGKRKMPADLASKLRPALAWKCRVSFVKSVEKGQKLSYGGTFTAMKRMKVATISAGYGDGYLRSGSDRAKVLIGGKLCPVLGRITMDQMLVDVSRVKNVAAGDEVVLIGKQDGKEISAGQVAEWLGTIPWEVLTSITYRVGRVYRGGYAS
- a CDS encoding DUF309 domain-containing protein — its product is MSKKSAKIAAMIEQWRGQELDAHYIGYFECFNQQLYYEAHDVLEDLWLADRKGPNYSYYKGLIQLAGAFVHLQKERLKPSAALFRLAQNNLRKYPVRHDHLNLAVVQNLISEWLGELESNGYSRNPLHTWQKPKLAVEVRSA
- the mgtE gene encoding magnesium transporter, whose translation is MNPLSPRQVSGELVQKFVQLFPEEAAKEVERLNVDEALDIVVQLEASSAAGLLDALLPEFSSRVLDALPLDTVTKLVLRMDPVRAAMAMLRLSAEKQQQILQSLPPMVTEEMRELMVYPADSAGGLMDPRVMSFRKTTLAGEALDAIRASRQAKIYDVYLVDDQGILNGCTALQDIALADQKTPLGELARKVPGSVPAVEPAAEVVRLFEEKKLSSVPIVDFEGKLLGVVRYDVLLSAAQEEAVEDLQSMVGVSPDERALSSPFFAVKKRLPWLQINLATAFLAAAVVGLFEETIAQVTALAVLLPVVAGQSGNTGAQALAVAIRGLTLKEIRISQWLLLVRKESISGFINGIAVGIVTGLGVWVWSKSFGLVMVITCAMVMSMTIASISGALVPLILKACKQDPAQSSSIILTTVTDVMGFFSFLGLAKLFMHLLPKDPPPKPEAMLDIVNWFIG
- a CDS encoding DedA family protein, with protein sequence MELLRKFVDLVLHLDKHLDGLIQQYGPWIYVILFLIIFCETGLVVTPILPGDSLLFAVGAMAARPDNLNIWILLVSLTIAAILGDTLNYWIGKYSGEKLTRRFPKLIKKEYLEKTHSFYERYGGKTIIIARFVPIVRTFAPFVAGAGSMTYPKFMSFNVAGALLWMGTLLPAGYFFGNMPIVKNNFGLVVIAIIIVSILPAVVEILREWKKKKDAK